A single genomic interval of Helianthus annuus cultivar XRQ/B chromosome 13, HanXRQr2.0-SUNRISE, whole genome shotgun sequence harbors:
- the LOC110899958 gene encoding alkane hydroxylase MAH1, which translates to MAYILLPFILLLMLISGAVFLRRRNGLPINLPLLGMTPEIILNIHRIHNFVTNFLKLSNGTFLLKGPKFANIDMLFTSDPANIHYMLSKNFPNYPKGPDFRRIFDILGNGIFNSDHELWELHRKTTTVSVFKHPNFHSILEAGIKNKIDKGLLPVLEHYPEIDLQEIFQRFTFDSICVLLLDYDPESLSVHLPIVPCEKAFTDAEEALLWRHFLPEKVWRLQKRFGLGKEKKLSEAWKAFDEFIYGCLSRKEKEDEEPIGLLTSLTSGFRGQTGLSYDSKEFLRDIILNLMLAGRDTTSTSLSWFFYLLTQNPSVENKIRKEIENKTGGRKWQTLTIKDLEGLVYLHGGLCEALRLYPPLALEHKAPSEVDILPTGHVVDKETRIILSIYSMGRMEGLWGEDCMEFKPERWFSKGANGIVIKHEPSYKFPAFHAGPRTCLGKEMGMIQMKMVVAAIICNYHVELVEGHVVCPSDSIILQMKYGLKVRLFPIKTANEGG; encoded by the exons ATGGCTTATATCCTTCTCCCTTTCATCCTACTGTTAATGTTAATATCCGGTGCCGTATTTCTTCGCCGGAGAAACGGCCTCCCTATTAACTTGCCGCTTCTCGGCATGACACCCGAGATCATCCTAAACATCCACCGTATCCACAACTTCGTTACCAATTTCCTCAAACTTAGTAACGGTACATTCTTGCTCAAAGGTCCTAAGTTTGCCAATATAGACATGCTATTCACATCTGACCCTGCAAACATCCACTACATGTTGAGTAAAAACTTCCCGAATTATCCTAAAGGTCCCGATTTTCGTAGAATATTTGATATTCTAGGAAATGGGATCTTTAACTCTGATCATGAGTTATGGGAACTTCATAGGAAAACAACTACAGTTTCTGTATTCAAACACCCGAATTTTCACTCGATTTTAGAAGCAGGCATTAAGAACAAGATAGACAAAGGGCTTCTACCGGTTCTTGAGCATTATCCGGAGATCGATTTGCAAGAAATATTTCAGAGGTTTACTTTTGATTCTATTTGTGTGTTGCTTTTGGATTATGACCCTGAAAGCTTGTCGGTTCATTTACCGATTGTTCCATGTGAGAAGGCGTTTACGGACGCTGAAGAAGCGCTTTTGTGGAGGCATTTTTTGCCGGAGAAGGTTTGGAGGTTGCAAAAGAGATTTGGGTTGGGGAAGGAGAAGAAGCTGAGTGAAGCTTGGAAGGCTTTTGATGAGTTTATATACGGATGTTTGTCCCGAAAAGAG AAGGAAGACGAGGAGCCAATAGGGTTGTTAACGTCCTTAACGAGCGGTTTTAGAGGACAAACTGGACTTTCATATGACTCAAAAGAGTTCCTAAGGGATATCATACTAAACCTGATGCTTGCTGGAAGAGACACCACAAGCACGTCCCTTTCTTGGTTCTTTTATCTCCTCACTCAAAACCCGAGTGTGGAGAACAAGATCCGTAAAGAGATCGAGAACAAAACAGGTGGTCGGAAATGGCAAACTTTAACCATAAAGGATCTGGAGGGACTTGTTTATCTTCATGGAGGTTTATGCGAAGCATTAAGACTCTATCCACCGCTTGCTTTAGAGCACAAAGCTCCATCAGAGGTAGACATTCTCCCAACCGGTCATGTTGTTGATAAAGAGACAAGGATAATTTTGTCTATTTACTCGATGGGACGAATGGAAGGGTTATGGGGGGAAGATTGCATGGAGTTTAAGCCGGAAAGATGGTTTTCAAAAGGCGCGAATGGGATTGTGATTAAGCATGAACCGTCGTACAAGTTCCCTGCGTTTCATGCTGGCCCTCGGACGTGTTTGGGTAAAGAAATGGGGATGATTCAGATGAAAATGGTGGTGGCTGCAATCATTTGTAATTATCATGTGGAATTGGTGGAGGGTCATGTGGTTTGTCCGAGTGATTCGATTATACTGCAAATGAAATATGGTTTGAAGGTTAGGCTCTTTCCGATCAAGACCGCCAATGAAGGAGGTTAA
- the LOC110902113 gene encoding cytochrome P450 94A1-like produces the protein MDEYLEMKARQAKIRAKLECKDQGDEAISKRLEFLLTKVKLMEDYAQVLSKEKTDQRKAIRKELIAYIMKEKFYPAEESQFEEWPIVALKHEANRIERIKGDPSKKKTAPNWNKYKKLIADLTSEYKKRKQELVDAKVDTADAIAKCHVVDKETRIILSFYSMGRMEGLWGDDCMEFKPERWFSKGVNGIGIKHEPSYKFPAFHAGPRTCLGKEMGMI, from the exons ATGGATGAATATCTTGAAATGAAAGCAAGGCAAGCAAAGATTCGAGCTAAACTCGAATGTAAAGATCAAGGCGATGAAGCCATTTCTAAAAGATTGGAGTTCCTACTTACAAAAGTTAAGCTGATGGAAGATTATGCACAAGTTCTGAGCAAAGAAAAGACAGATCAAAGAAAGGCGATAAGAAAAGAACTTATTGcatatatcatgaaagaaaaattttatccaGCTGAAGAAAgccaatttgaagaatggccaatagtggcTCTGAAGCATGAAGCAAACAGGATTGAAAGGATTAAAGGTGACCCAAGTAAGAAGAAGACAGCTCCAAACTGGAACAAATATAAAAAGCTAATTGCTGATCTTACTTCTGAATATAAAAAGAGGAAACAGGAATTGGTAGATGCTAAAGTAGACACTGCTgatgccatagcaaaatg TCATGTTGTTGATAAAGAGACGAGGATAATTCTATCATTTTACTCGATGGGACGGATGGAAGGTTTATGGGGGGATGATTGCATGGAGTTTAAGCCAGAAAGATGGTTTTCAAAAGGCGTGAATGGGATTGGGATTAAGCATGAACCGTCGTACAAGTTCCCTGCGTTTCATGCTGGCCCGCGGACGTGTTTGGGTAAAGAAATGGGGATGATTTAG